A window of Ovis canadensis isolate MfBH-ARS-UI-01 breed Bighorn chromosome X, ARS-UI_OviCan_v2, whole genome shotgun sequence contains these coding sequences:
- the LOC138931213 gene encoding nuclear cap-binding protein subunit 2-like — translation MGLDKIKKMAYGFCFIEYFNRAEAENAMQFLNGTSLDDHIILTDWDLGLREGRQYGHGQSGGQLRDEFHEDFNDDREGFGKQAQVPGRRGIHSKTLC, via the coding sequence ATGGGCCtggataaaataaagaaaatggcctatggtttctgtttcatagaataCTTTAACAGAGCTGAGGCCGAAAATGCCATGCAATTCCTAAATGGCACCAGCCTAGATGACCATATTATCCTCACAGATTGGGATCTAGGCTTAAGAGAGGGCAGACAATATGGCCATGGCCAATCTGGGGGCCAGTTAAGAGATGAGTTTCATGAAGACTTCAATGATGATAGAGAAGGTTTTGGAAAACAGGCTCAGGTCCCTGGTAGGAGAGGAATCCATTCAAAAACTCTTTGTTAA